A window of the Peromyscus leucopus breed LL Stock chromosome 22, UCI_PerLeu_2.1, whole genome shotgun sequence genome harbors these coding sequences:
- the Tmem247 gene encoding LOW QUALITY PROTEIN: transmembrane protein 247 (The sequence of the model RefSeq protein was modified relative to this genomic sequence to represent the inferred CDS: deleted 2 bases in 1 codon), which produces MATEDREAMEARGAGESCPTLSKVAPGENTPEGKSKAPLDAEPPKLEQPTLEENGICEDRDCPGPPKSLSPKSGPTTKGQAGDGPGEPTELPLTLETEHHNAMELEKVRMEFELTRLKYLHQENERQRQHEEVMEQLQQQQQALPRQFSGGLQDLLLPQNQFAMFLYCFIFIHIIYVAKEMVFFLFSKHYLFCLAAILLCLIKTLWSYFQVPLLLHHRNVVRPSVRPCITRLLPPMATWLNGTAASC; this is translated from the exons ATGGCGACGGAGGACAGAGAGGCGATGGAAGCCCGGGGGGCAGGAGAAAGTTGCCCCACCCTCTCCAAAGTGGCACCTGGTGAAAATACACCTGAAGGGAAGTCCAAGGCTCCTTTG GATGCAGAGCCCCCAAAGCTAGAACAGCCCACCCTGGAAGAGAATGGAATCTGTGAGGACAGAGATTGCCCAGGGCCCCCCAAGTCACTGTCCCCAAAGTCTGGCCCTACCACCAAGGGTCAGGCTGGCGATGGGCCTGGG GAACCCACGGAGCTGCCCCTGACCCTGGAGACAGAACACCACAATGCgatggagctggagaaggtgCGCATGGAGTTTGAGCTGACCCGCCTCAAGTATCTGCACCAGGAGAATGAGCGGCAGCGGCAGCATGAGGAGGTGAtggagcagctgcagcagcagcagcaggctttgCCTCGACAG TTCTCAGGAGGCCTccaggacctcctgctcccccagaACCAGTTCGCCATGTTCCTATACTGTTTCATCTTCATCCACATCATCTACGTTGCCAAGGAGAtggtcttcttcctcttctccaagcATTACCTGTTCTGCCTTGCGGCCATCTTGCTGTGCTTGATTAAAACCCTGTGGTCCTACTTCCAAGTGCCTTTGCTTCTTCATCACCGCAATGTCGTCCGTCCCTCTGTCCGACCGTGCATCACCAGACTCCTCCCTCCCATGGCAACCTGGCTCAATGGCACAGCTGCCAGCTGCTGA